In one Paracoccus everestensis genomic region, the following are encoded:
- a CDS encoding RNA polymerase sigma factor yields the protein MDAAFGEALIRLLPNLRRYAMSLARRADLADDLVQTTVERAIRASASYDPAARLEPWLFRITRNAFIDVTRRQRTQGVEVDVFDIPEALPDDNDRAIEARLMLRATQDAMKSLPPEQAEILHLICIEELSYAEAAAVLDIPKGTVMSRLSRARLALSDRLGIR from the coding sequence ATGGACGCAGCTTTCGGCGAGGCCCTGATCCGGCTTTTGCCCAATCTTCGCCGCTATGCCATGTCGCTGGCCCGGCGTGCCGATCTGGCTGACGATCTGGTCCAGACCACGGTGGAACGCGCAATCCGGGCGTCCGCCAGCTATGACCCGGCGGCGCGGCTGGAACCCTGGCTGTTCCGCATCACCCGCAACGCCTTTATCGACGTGACGCGACGCCAGCGCACTCAGGGGGTCGAGGTCGACGTCTTCGATATTCCCGAGGCCCTGCCCGATGACAACGATCGCGCCATCGAGGCACGCCTGATGCTGCGCGCCACCCAGGATGCCATGAAGTCCCTGCCCCCCGAGCAGGCCGAGATCCTGCACCTGATCTGCATCGAGGAACTGAGCTATGCCGAAGCCGCCGCCGTTCTGGACATTCCCAAGGGCACGGTGATGAGCCGCCTGTCCCGCGCCCGGCTGGCGCTGTCGGACAGGCTGGGAATAAGATGA
- a CDS encoding anti-sigma factor family protein: MQIDDETLMALADGELGQAEAARISAAIADDPEAQARLRLFSESRARLKALSSAAPAVPSDKDLIARIRAAGSAAQAQATVTPTAPPGPANTNRAPWAALAAAMALAVVGLGWWQMGGAPSDLPQAEVAALDSLPSGQGIELGDGRDLTMIASYRTPDGAFCREYETAQDASLTVSVACRAGDGWQRQFASDMTGLDGYVPASGDIAALDEWLSRTGAGDPLTPEDEEAALAE, translated from the coding sequence GTGCAGATTGACGACGAAACCTTGATGGCCCTGGCCGACGGAGAGTTGGGCCAGGCCGAGGCCGCCCGCATTTCCGCAGCCATCGCCGACGACCCCGAGGCCCAGGCCCGGCTGCGGCTGTTCAGCGAATCGCGGGCACGGCTGAAGGCCTTGTCCTCGGCTGCCCCGGCGGTGCCTTCCGACAAGGATCTGATCGCCCGCATTCGCGCGGCGGGCAGCGCGGCCCAGGCCCAGGCCACGGTCACCCCGACTGCGCCCCCCGGGCCTGCCAATACCAACCGCGCGCCCTGGGCGGCGCTTGCTGCGGCGATGGCCCTGGCCGTGGTGGGGCTTGGCTGGTGGCAGATGGGGGGCGCACCCTCGGACCTGCCGCAGGCAGAGGTCGCGGCACTGGACAGCCTACCCTCGGGTCAGGGGATAGAGCTTGGCGATGGGCGCGACCTGACGATGATCGCATCTTATCGCACGCCGGATGGTGCCTTCTGCCGGGAATACGAAACCGCGCAGGATGCAAGCCTGACGGTCAGCGTCGCTTGCCGCGCCGGCGATGGCTGGCAACGCCAGTTCGCCAGCGACATGACGGGCCTGGATGGCTATGTCCCCGCATCCGGCGACATCGCGGCCCTGGATGAATGGCTGTCCAGGACCGGCGCGGGCGATCCCTTGACCCCGGAAGACGAGGAGGCGGCCTTGGCAGAATAA
- a CDS encoding calcium-binding protein, translating to MATYRGNDGDNRYNGTTLADLIFGRSGDDTLSGGGGNDTIDGGEGNDQIRGGSGNNVLWGGSGNDIIWADGGSDRINAGEGNDTVRAGGGNNAVTLGEGNDNAVTEGGRDTIDGGEGNDRMTSGAGNDILRGGEGDDVLLGQAGNDRLIGGEGNDVLNGGAGNDVMAGGEGADRFVFNGGTDRITDFENGDDDIDVSYFARFDSFASIRSAASQDGADVVIRAGANTLVIEDTRLNQLDGDDFIW from the coding sequence ATGGCGACCTATCGCGGAAACGACGGCGACAACCGATACAATGGCACGACCCTGGCCGACCTGATCTTTGGCCGGTCGGGCGACGACACCCTGTCGGGCGGGGGCGGAAACGACACCATCGACGGCGGCGAAGGCAATGACCAGATCCGGGGTGGATCAGGCAACAATGTCCTTTGGGGCGGATCGGGCAACGATATTATCTGGGCCGACGGGGGCAGCGACCGTATCAATGCCGGCGAAGGCAACGACACCGTCCGCGCGGGCGGCGGCAATAACGCGGTTACCCTGGGCGAGGGCAATGACAACGCTGTCACCGAGGGCGGGCGCGACACGATCGACGGGGGCGAAGGCAACGACCGCATGACGTCGGGCGCGGGCAACGACATCCTGCGCGGCGGCGAAGGCGACGACGTGCTGCTGGGCCAGGCGGGCAATGACAGGCTGATCGGCGGCGAGGGCAACGACGTGCTGAACGGCGGGGCCGGCAACGACGTGATGGCCGGGGGTGAAGGGGCCGACCGCTTTGTCTTCAACGGCGGCACCGACCGGATCACCGATTTCGAGAACGGCGACGACGACATCGACGTTTCCTATTTTGCCCGCTTCGACAGCTTCGCCAGCATCCGTTCGGCCGCCAGCCAAGACGGAGCGGATGTCGTGATCCGCGCAGGCGCCAACACCCTGGTGATCGAGGATACGCGCCTGAATCAACTGGACGGCGACGACTTCATCTGGTGA
- a CDS encoding glucan biosynthesis protein, with protein MSSDRFHRRHLLQAALGGGAFFLLPHLARAQDAAGESQPFSFDRLRDMARDLAAKPHAPEEIADPEILDQVDYDRHNQVRFRSDRSLWQGQGDVSPVQAFFPGRYFRNPVRIFAVKDGMATEVPFSLDLFDIPEGHPARQLTRTKGFAGFRVQDADTKIDWMAFLGASYWRTSGYSGQFGLSARGLAIDTAIPDGPEEFPLFTHFWLEPAENGDLTAFALLDSPSATGAYRIESRRGKGVAQDITATVFLRDAVERLGIAPLTSMFWFGKNTPHVAPDWRPEVHDSDGLEILAASGERIWRPLNNPPGTMVNSFAAPSVMGFGLMQRERDFAQYQDDGVFYDRRASAWITPQGDWGNGLVVLTELRTDDEIHDNIVAFWQPSGATAAGQSHDFAYRLEWVRDNPAVSPIAHFTATRIGAGGVPGQPRPKGVVKIVCDFAGPNLQGLTRQDGLSVAVSTAQARVSNTAVYPVVGADYWRALFDLSFDDKGDAPIDLRAYVDHGGTAMTETLILQLFPSQLRALLARTP; from the coding sequence ATGTCCAGCGACCGTTTCCACCGCCGCCACCTGCTGCAAGCCGCCCTGGGCGGCGGGGCGTTCTTTCTGTTGCCGCATCTGGCACGGGCGCAGGACGCGGCGGGGGAAAGCCAGCCATTTTCCTTTGACCGGCTTCGGGACATGGCGCGCGACCTGGCTGCGAAACCCCATGCCCCCGAGGAGATCGCCGATCCCGAAATCCTGGACCAGGTGGATTACGACCGGCACAATCAGGTGCGTTTCCGTTCCGACCGCAGCCTGTGGCAGGGGCAAGGCGATGTCTCGCCGGTGCAGGCCTTTTTCCCGGGCAGGTATTTCCGCAATCCTGTCCGGATCTTCGCGGTCAAGGATGGCATGGCGACCGAGGTGCCGTTTTCGCTGGACCTGTTCGACATCCCCGAAGGCCATCCGGCCCGCCAGTTGACCCGCACCAAGGGCTTCGCTGGCTTTCGGGTGCAGGACGCAGACACGAAGATCGACTGGATGGCCTTTCTGGGCGCGTCCTATTGGCGCACGTCGGGCTATAGCGGGCAGTTCGGCCTGTCCGCGCGCGGCCTTGCCATCGACACCGCAATCCCGGACGGCCCCGAGGAGTTTCCGCTGTTCACCCATTTCTGGCTGGAACCGGCGGAAAACGGCGACCTGACCGCCTTTGCGCTGCTGGACAGCCCCAGCGCGACCGGCGCCTATCGCATCGAATCGCGGCGCGGCAAGGGCGTGGCGCAGGACATCACCGCCACGGTGTTCCTGCGCGACGCGGTGGAACGGCTGGGGATCGCGCCCCTGACTTCGATGTTCTGGTTCGGCAAGAACACGCCCCATGTGGCCCCCGACTGGCGCCCCGAGGTGCATGATTCCGACGGGCTGGAAATCCTGGCCGCCAGCGGCGAACGGATCTGGCGACCGCTGAACAACCCGCCGGGAACCATGGTGAACAGCTTTGCCGCCCCATCGGTCATGGGGTTCGGGCTGATGCAGCGGGAACGGGATTTCGCGCAATATCAGGATGACGGGGTTTTCTATGACCGGCGCGCAAGCGCCTGGATCACGCCGCAGGGCGATTGGGGCAACGGCTTGGTGGTGCTGACCGAATTGCGCACGGATGACGAAATTCACGACAATATCGTGGCCTTCTGGCAGCCTTCCGGCGCCACGGCAGCGGGCCAGAGCCACGATTTCGCCTATCGCCTGGAATGGGTCCGCGACAACCCTGCTGTCAGCCCCATTGCCCATTTCACCGCCACCCGCATCGGCGCGGGCGGGGTGCCGGGCCAGCCCCGGCCCAAGGGGGTGGTCAAGATCGTCTGCGATTTTGCCGGGCCGAACCTTCAGGGGCTGACCCGTCAGGACGGGCTGTCCGTCGCCGTATCGACGGCACAGGCCCGGGTGTCGAACACCGCCGTCTATCCCGTGGTGGGCGCGGATTACTGGCGGGCGCTGTTCGACCTGTCCTTTGATGACAAGGGCGATGCGCCGATCGACCTGCGCGCCTATGTCGATCACGGCGGCACGGCCATGACGGAAACGCTGATCCTGCAACTGTTCCCGTCGCAGCTTCGCGCGCTTCTGGCCCGCACGCCGTAG
- a CDS encoding malonate--CoA ligase, whose translation MNANLFHILETGVTDARATAIETAKGERISYADLVARAGRMANALVSLGVAPGDRVAAQVEKSVEAIILYLATVRAGAVFLPLNTGYTPAEIDYFIGDATPAVFVCDPARADALTDAAARAGARIVTLDADGQGSLTDAAAGALPDFATVPRDADDLAALLYTSGTTGRSKGAMLTHGNLVSNTQALRDAWRYTANDVLIHALPIFHTHGLFVATNVTLFSGASMIFLPKFDPDRIIQLMDRATVLMGVPTFYVRLLQDDRLDRNATARMRLFISGSAPLLAETHREWQARTGHAILERYGMTETNMNASNPYEGDRIAGTVGMPLPGVEIIVSDPDTGADLPQGQIGMIEVRGRNVFKGYWQMPEKTAAELRDNGFFITGDLGKFDERGYLHIVGRGKDLIITGGYNVYPKEIETEIDALPGVTESAVIGLPHRDFGEAVTAVVVPATANALSEEDVLASLEGRLAKFKQPKRVLFVDELPRNTMGKVQKNLLRDRYASLYA comes from the coding sequence ATGAACGCCAACCTGTTCCACATCCTTGAAACCGGCGTCACGGACGCCCGCGCCACCGCGATCGAGACCGCCAAGGGCGAGCGGATCAGCTATGCCGATCTGGTGGCGCGTGCGGGGCGCATGGCCAATGCGCTTGTGTCCCTGGGCGTCGCGCCGGGCGACCGGGTGGCCGCGCAGGTGGAAAAGTCGGTCGAGGCGATCATCCTTTATCTGGCCACCGTGCGCGCGGGCGCGGTCTTCCTGCCGCTGAACACGGGCTATACGCCCGCCGAGATCGACTATTTCATCGGCGACGCGACGCCCGCGGTCTTTGTCTGCGATCCCGCCCGGGCCGATGCGCTGACTGACGCGGCGGCGCGCGCGGGCGCGCGGATCGTCACGCTGGACGCGGACGGGCAGGGCAGTCTGACAGATGCCGCCGCCGGGGCCTTGCCCGATTTCGCGACCGTCCCGCGCGATGCCGATGATCTGGCGGCGCTTCTCTATACCTCGGGGACCACCGGGCGCAGCAAGGGCGCGATGCTGACCCATGGCAACCTGGTGTCGAACACCCAGGCGCTGCGGGATGCCTGGCGCTATACCGCCAATGACGTGCTGATCCATGCCTTGCCGATCTTTCACACGCACGGGCTGTTCGTGGCGACCAACGTGACGCTGTTTTCCGGCGCCTCGATGATCTTCCTGCCCAAGTTCGACCCCGACCGGATCATCCAACTGATGGACCGTGCGACGGTGCTGATGGGCGTGCCCACTTTCTATGTCCGGCTGTTGCAGGACGACCGGCTGGACCGCAACGCAACCGCGCGGATGCGCCTGTTCATTTCCGGCAGTGCGCCGTTGCTGGCGGAAACGCATCGCGAATGGCAGGCGCGCACGGGCCACGCGATCCTGGAACGATACGGGATGACCGAGACGAACATGAACGCGTCCAACCCTTATGAGGGCGACCGGATCGCGGGCACCGTGGGAATGCCCCTGCCCGGGGTCGAGATCATCGTGTCCGATCCCGACACCGGCGCGGACCTGCCGCAGGGCCAGATCGGCATGATCGAGGTGCGCGGCCGCAATGTCTTCAAGGGATATTGGCAAATGCCGGAAAAGACCGCTGCCGAGTTGCGCGACAACGGCTTTTTCATCACCGGCGACCTGGGGAAATTCGATGAACGCGGCTATCTGCACATCGTCGGGCGCGGCAAGGATCTGATCATCACCGGCGGCTACAACGTCTATCCCAAGGAGATCGAGACGGAAATCGACGCGCTGCCCGGCGTGACGGAATCCGCCGTGATCGGCCTGCCGCATCGCGATTTCGGCGAGGCCGTGACGGCGGTTGTTGTGCCTGCCACGGCCAATGCCCTGTCCGAGGAGGATGTCCTGGCGTCGCTTGAGGGGCGGCTGGCGAAATTCAAGCAGCCCAAGCGTGTGCTGTTCGTGGACGAACTGCCGCGCAACACCATGGGCAAGGTGCAAAAGAACCTGCTGCGCGACCGATACGCCAGCCTTTATGCGTAG
- a CDS encoding malonyl-CoA decarboxylase: MLTDRGRALLRWRDPAGRVTTPPGLPEMGELLLSRRGEASGVALARALVTAFQDADEAKRLEFLTALADHFGPDPDAVRKAVEALRDNRSVEAIEALHDAAEPRRQELFRRLNLAPGGTAALVRMREELLRHLKDSPGLRRVDSDFAHLFASWFNRGFLSLRHIDWNTPAAILEKIIRYEAVHAIQNWDDLRNRLQPTDRRCYGFFHPQLVDEPLIFVEVALTRDIPDTVAPLLDLDRKPIDADQASTAVFYSISNTQRGLAGVSFGNFLIKQVVEELKAELPDIRTFVTLSPVPGFAAWLEKARAEGDLLDDDLRAALKPLDQPGWHVDHDAAQVLREPLLAAAAIYFLRARDAKGRAVDPVARFHLGNGACLERLNFGGDVSANGLKQSHGLMVNYLYDPDRIEANHEAFAERTEIAASDAVRRHLPARATTKEKP, encoded by the coding sequence ATGCTGACCGACCGAGGCCGCGCCCTTCTGCGCTGGCGCGACCCCGCGGGCCGCGTCACCACCCCGCCTGGCCTGCCCGAGATGGGCGAGCTGCTGCTGTCCCGGCGGGGCGAGGCGTCGGGCGTGGCCCTGGCCCGCGCCCTGGTCACGGCCTTCCAGGACGCGGACGAAGCGAAACGGCTGGAGTTCCTGACGGCCCTGGCGGACCACTTCGGTCCCGATCCCGATGCCGTCCGCAAAGCTGTCGAGGCGCTGCGCGACAACCGATCCGTCGAGGCCATCGAGGCGCTGCACGATGCCGCCGAACCCCGCCGCCAGGAACTGTTCCGCCGCCTGAACCTGGCCCCCGGCGGCACGGCGGCCCTTGTGCGGATGCGAGAGGAACTGCTGCGCCATCTGAAGGACAGCCCCGGTCTGCGCCGGGTGGACAGCGATTTCGCGCATCTGTTCGCGTCATGGTTCAACCGGGGCTTTCTGTCGCTGCGCCATATCGACTGGAACACCCCTGCCGCGATCCTGGAAAAGATCATCCGATACGAGGCCGTCCACGCGATCCAGAACTGGGACGACCTGCGCAATCGCCTGCAACCGACCGACCGGCGCTGTTACGGATTCTTCCACCCGCAGCTGGTGGACGAGCCGCTGATCTTCGTCGAGGTCGCGCTGACCCGCGACATTCCCGACACCGTAGCGCCGCTGCTGGATCTGGACCGAAAGCCCATCGACGCGGACCAGGCCAGCACGGCGGTATTCTATTCCATCTCGAACACGCAGCGGGGACTGGCAGGGGTGTCCTTTGGCAATTTCCTGATCAAGCAGGTGGTCGAGGAGCTGAAGGCCGAACTGCCCGACATCCGCACCTTTGTCACCCTGTCGCCGGTGCCGGGCTTTGCCGCCTGGCTGGAAAAGGCGCGGGCGGAGGGCGACCTGCTGGACGACGATTTGCGCGCCGCCCTGAAACCCCTGGACCAGCCGGGCTGGCACGTGGACCACGATGCCGCGCAGGTGCTGCGCGAACCGTTGCTGGCCGCGGCCGCGATCTATTTCCTGCGCGCCCGCGACGCCAAGGGCCGTGCCGTCGATCCCGTCGCACGATTTCACCTGGGCAACGGCGCCTGCCTGGAACGGCTGAATTTCGGGGGCGACGTGTCGGCCAACGGCTTGAAGCAATCGCACGGGCTGATGGTCAACTACCTGTACGACCCCGACCGGATCGAGGCCAATCACGAGGCATTTGCCGAACGCACGGAAATCGCCGCGTCGGATGCAGTCCGCCGCCATTTGCCCGCGCGTGCCACCACGAAGGAAAAGCCATGA
- a CDS encoding SLC13 family permease, with product MTPHLISIYALVLMFVIATIWPINMGVLAFVGAFLVGTLLAAQTTKDTIAGFPGGLFLTLVGITWLFALAQNNGTIDWLVRMAVRAVKGRIGAIPWIMFGISALLTAVGAVSPGAVAIVAPIALGFAFRYHISPLLMGLMVVHGAQAGGFSPISIYGGITNGVVQEAGLPLSALTTFAASFFVNAAVAAILFMVLGGRQLMTARSGAVETVRVPHIEIARAATGPQIFGDSEAEALSRRIGEEAGGDSNRLVAEVAEGNQPDGTPYQIFTLAGLALLAVLVLAFNLDIGFVALTIGLALALWNPTMQKRAMAQVAWPEIMLITGVSTYVAVLQAMGTIDFVGDSVAGMASPLLAALMLFFIGAVVSAFASSTAVLGSLIPLAVPFLQGESGVGAIGFIAGMAVASTIVDVSPFSTNGALVLANAHGTDRQAFFRKLLSYGAIVTVVAPVVLWLIFVVLPG from the coding sequence ATGACACCACATCTGATTTCCATCTATGCGCTGGTGCTGATGTTCGTGATTGCGACCATCTGGCCGATCAACATGGGCGTCCTGGCCTTTGTCGGCGCCTTTCTGGTCGGCACGCTGCTGGCCGCGCAGACCACCAAGGATACCATCGCCGGCTTTCCGGGCGGGCTGTTCCTGACCCTGGTCGGCATCACCTGGCTGTTCGCCCTGGCGCAGAACAACGGCACGATCGACTGGCTGGTGCGCATGGCCGTGCGTGCGGTCAAGGGCCGGATCGGCGCGATCCCCTGGATCATGTTCGGGATTTCGGCGCTGCTGACGGCGGTGGGCGCGGTCAGCCCCGGCGCGGTCGCCATTGTGGCGCCCATCGCCCTGGGCTTTGCCTTCCGCTATCACATCAGCCCGCTGCTGATGGGCTTGATGGTGGTGCATGGCGCGCAGGCCGGGGGATTTTCGCCCATCAGCATCTATGGCGGCATCACCAACGGCGTCGTGCAGGAAGCGGGTCTGCCCTTGTCGGCGCTGACGACCTTTGCCGCCAGCTTCTTTGTCAACGCGGCGGTGGCGGCGATCCTGTTCATGGTCCTGGGCGGGCGGCAGTTGATGACCGCGCGGTCCGGCGCCGTGGAAACCGTGCGGGTTCCGCATATCGAAATCGCCCGGGCAGCCACCGGTCCCCAGATCTTTGGCGACAGCGAGGCCGAGGCGCTGAGCCGCCGCATCGGCGAGGAAGCGGGCGGCGATTCCAACCGCCTGGTGGCCGAGGTCGCGGAAGGCAACCAGCCCGACGGCACGCCTTATCAGATCTTCACCCTGGCGGGTCTGGCGCTGCTGGCGGTGCTGGTTCTGGCCTTCAACCTGGATATCGGCTTTGTCGCGCTAACCATCGGCCTTGCGCTGGCGTTGTGGAACCCGACCATGCAGAAACGCGCCATGGCGCAGGTCGCCTGGCCGGAAATCATGCTGATCACCGGCGTGTCCACCTATGTCGCGGTGCTGCAGGCCATGGGCACCATCGACTTCGTGGGCGACAGCGTGGCCGGCATGGCCTCGCCCCTGCTGGCGGCCTTGATGCTGTTCTTCATCGGCGCGGTGGTGTCGGCCTTCGCGTCGTCCACGGCGGTGCTGGGGTCGCTGATCCCGCTGGCCGTGCCTTTCTTGCAAGGCGAAAGCGGCGTCGGCGCCATCGGCTTCATCGCCGGGATGGCGGTCGCGTCCACCATCGTCGATGTCAGTCCGTTTTCCACCAACGGCGCCCTGGTCCTGGCCAACGCGCATGGCACGGACCGGCAGGCCTTCTTCCGCAAGCTGCTCAGCTATGGCGCCATCGTCACCGTCGTGGCACCGGTGGTGCTGTGGCTGATCTTCGTCGTGCTGCCGGGCTGA
- a CDS encoding GntR family transcriptional regulator translates to MLWAATGETALASVPTTLRIRRALEDAIVQGRYLPGTRLDPEALEQEFDCSRTPIREAFQQLEASGLVRVMPKRGTFVSQWTPAELAERFEVMAEVEASCGRLAARRINDAELDAFRQVHDDCRRLAEAGEIEAYYARNSDFHHCIYRATHNAFLMQEAARLHAMLQPYRRMQLQVRNRMGRSFAEHDAIVAAIGKGDGDGAARALRDHVIVQGDRFHDLIAVLRQTLA, encoded by the coding sequence ATGCTGTGGGCAGCGACGGGAGAAACGGCATTGGCCAGTGTTCCGACCACCTTGCGGATCAGGCGCGCGCTTGAGGACGCCATTGTCCAGGGCCGATACCTTCCCGGCACGCGTCTGGACCCCGAGGCATTGGAACAGGAATTCGACTGTTCACGCACCCCCATCCGCGAGGCGTTCCAGCAGCTTGAAGCCTCTGGTCTGGTCCGCGTCATGCCCAAGCGCGGGACATTCGTCAGCCAATGGACGCCTGCGGAACTGGCCGAACGCTTCGAGGTCATGGCCGAGGTCGAGGCAAGCTGCGGCCGTCTGGCCGCCCGCCGCATCAACGACGCGGAACTGGACGCCTTCCGGCAGGTCCATGACGACTGCCGCCGCCTGGCCGAGGCAGGCGAGATCGAGGCCTATTACGCCCGCAATTCGGATTTCCACCACTGCATCTACCGCGCCACCCACAATGCCTTTCTGATGCAGGAAGCCGCGCGCCTGCACGCCATGCTGCAACCCTATCGCCGGATGCAGTTGCAGGTCCGCAATCGCATGGGCCGGTCGTTCGCGGAACATGACGCCATTGTCGCGGCGATCGGCAAGGGCGATGGCGATGGCGCGGCACGGGCGCTGCGCGATCATGTGATCGTGCAGGGGGACCGGTTCCACGATCTGATCGCGGTGCTGCGGCAAACGCTGGCCTGA
- a CDS encoding AbrB family transcriptional regulator, translating into MLIGVIGVVLFWLLHLPLPFLFGPMIASLVAALAGVRLAGPGQATVAARSVLGVAIGASVTPALVAELPTMLASVAIIPFYVAAIGLVGVPFFRRFCGFDLVTAFYAAMPGGAADMTIFGAEAGANIRQVSLVHVTRLLVIMIVGPLVLVGIYGVELTHPVGQPAADIPWRELAVMVAAALLGWKAAERAGLFGAAILGPLIAAAVLSLAGVLHMRPPQEALLAAQFLIGMGIGVSYVGVTLRELRETVAGGAVFVLILAVIAGAVTEFVTLTGLAPPVEGFLAFMPGGQAEMSMLALIAGADLSFVVVHHITRVILVLTGAPILFRLLRRRGRG; encoded by the coding sequence GTGCTGATCGGAGTGATCGGCGTCGTGCTGTTCTGGCTGCTGCACCTGCCGCTGCCGTTCCTGTTCGGGCCGATGATCGCATCGCTGGTGGCAGCCCTGGCGGGCGTGCGGCTGGCAGGGCCGGGCCAGGCCACGGTTGCGGCGCGGTCGGTGCTGGGCGTGGCCATCGGCGCATCAGTCACACCCGCACTTGTGGCCGAACTGCCCACGATGCTGGCGTCGGTGGCGATCATCCCCTTTTATGTCGCGGCTATCGGTCTGGTCGGGGTGCCGTTCTTTCGCCGTTTTTGCGGCTTTGACCTAGTCACGGCCTTTTATGCCGCCATGCCCGGCGGGGCCGCCGACATGACCATCTTCGGGGCCGAGGCGGGGGCCAATATCCGCCAGGTGTCGCTGGTCCATGTCACGCGGCTGCTGGTCATCATGATCGTCGGGCCGCTGGTGCTGGTGGGCATCTATGGGGTCGAACTGACGCATCCGGTGGGCCAGCCCGCCGCCGACATCCCGTGGCGCGAACTGGCGGTCATGGTTGCCGCCGCCCTGCTGGGCTGGAAGGCGGCGGAACGCGCAGGCCTGTTCGGCGCGGCGATCCTGGGCCCGCTGATCGCCGCCGCCGTCCTGTCGCTGGCGGGCGTGTTGCATATGCGTCCCCCGCAAGAGGCGCTGCTGGCCGCCCAATTCCTGATCGGGATGGGCATCGGCGTAAGCTACGTCGGCGTCACGCTGCGCGAACTGCGCGAAACCGTCGCGGGCGGCGCGGTCTTTGTGCTGATCCTGGCGGTGATCGCGGGCGCGGTGACGGAATTCGTGACCCTGACCGGCCTTGCGCCCCCGGTCGAGGGCTTTCTGGCCTTCATGCCCGGCGGCCAGGCCGAGATGTCGATGCTGGCGCTGATCGCGGGTGCCGACCTCAGCTTTGTGGTGGTTCATCACATCACGCGGGTGATCCTGGTGCTGACCGGCGCGCCGATCCTGTTCAGGCTGCTCCGCCGCCGCGGGCGCGGCTGA
- a CDS encoding MFS transporter: protein MTDQTIPASHVARAAPVNSPARVLLASLIGTTIEFFDFYVYATAAVLVFPTLFFPASDATTALLASFATFSIAFFARPFGAIVFGHFGDRIGRKATLVAALLTMGISTVIIGLLPTYAQIGVAAPALLALCRFGQGFGLGGEWGGAVLLATENAPEGKRSWYGMFPQLGAPVGLFLSSGFFWVLLHFMSQEDLLAWGWRLPFLASIILIVLGLWVRLSITETPEFAEAVKRDQRVSVPVVELFRNHKRSLFLGTFVALVTFVLFYICSAWLLSYNVKVRQIAFMDALLMQIYGSVIFGLAIPLAGKIADATGRRPFLVVVTILIGGFSFFLAPLMGGGQGGLYAFVTVGMFLMGLTYGVIGAALAAPFPTRVRYTGASITFNFAGIFGASLAPYAATWLQQTYGLSHVGYYMLAASVITLACILASGRDEV from the coding sequence ATGACTGATCAGACAATCCCCGCATCCCATGTTGCGCGTGCTGCCCCTGTCAATTCCCCGGCGCGGGTGCTGCTGGCCAGCCTGATCGGCACGACCATCGAGTTCTTTGACTTCTACGTCTATGCGACGGCCGCCGTGCTGGTCTTTCCGACGCTGTTCTTCCCGGCCAGCGATGCGACAACGGCGCTGCTGGCATCCTTTGCCACCTTTTCCATCGCCTTCTTCGCCCGGCCTTTCGGCGCGATCGTCTTTGGCCATTTCGGCGACCGGATCGGGCGCAAGGCCACGCTGGTCGCGGCGTTGCTGACCATGGGAATTTCCACCGTCATCATCGGCCTGCTGCCGACCTATGCCCAGATCGGCGTTGCCGCGCCCGCGCTGTTGGCGCTGTGCCGGTTCGGGCAGGGCTTCGGCCTTGGCGGCGAATGGGGCGGGGCCGTGCTGCTGGCGACCGAGAACGCGCCCGAAGGCAAGCGAAGCTGGTATGGGATGTTTCCGCAGCTTGGGGCGCCGGTCGGGCTGTTCCTGTCCTCGGGCTTTTTCTGGGTGCTTTTGCATTTCATGTCCCAGGAAGACCTGCTGGCCTGGGGCTGGCGGCTGCCTTTCCTGGCCTCGATCATCCTGATCGTCCTGGGCCTGTGGGTGCGCCTGTCGATCACCGAGACGCCGGAATTCGCCGAGGCTGTCAAGCGCGACCAACGCGTATCCGTTCCCGTGGTGGAACTGTTCCGCAACCACAAGCGCAGCCTGTTCCTGGGCACATTCGTGGCGCTTGTGACATTCGTTCTGTTCTATATCTGCTCAGCCTGGCTTTTGTCCTATAACGTCAAGGTCCGGCAGATCGCCTTCATGGACGCCCTGCTGATGCAGATCTATGGCTCGGTCATCTTCGGGCTGGCGATCCCGCTGGCGGGCAAGATCGCCGATGCGACAGGGCGGCGTCCGTTTCTGGTGGTGGTCACCATCCTGATCGGCGGCTTTTCCTTTTTCCTTGCACCGCTGATGGGCGGGGGGCAGGGCGGGCTTTATGCCTTTGTTACGGTCGGCATGTTCCTGATGGGCCTGACTTATGGCGTGATCGGCGCCGCCTTGGCCGCGCCCTTTCCGACGCGGGTGCGCTATACCGGGGCGTCGATCACATTCAACTTCGCGGGGATCTTCGGGGCCTCGCTGGCACCCTATGCCGCGACCTGGTTGCAGCAAACCTATGGGTTGTCCCATGTCGGCTATTACATGCTGGCGGCATCGGTGATCACGCTGGCCTGCATCCTGGCCTCGGGACGCGACGAGGTTTGA